The following nucleotide sequence is from Nesterenkonia xinjiangensis.
TTCGATCTGGGCGTCTCCTCCCTTCAGCTCGACGAGGCCGAACGCGGCTTCGCCTATTCCTACGATGCTCCGCTGGACATGCGGATGGACGCCGCGGCGGACTCTGAGGACGAGACGGCCGCCGAGCTCCTCGCCCGGATCACCGAGGCCGATCTTCGCCGCATCCTCAAGGAGTACGGCGAAGAGCGCTTCGCCGGACGGATCGCGTCACGCATCGTGGCCCGGCGAGGCAGCACGCCGTTCACCTCCACCGCAGATCTTGCGGCCGTCGTCGATGCCGCCGTCCCGGGTGCCTCCAAGCGCACCGGCGGTCATCCCGCCAAGCGCACCTTCCAGGCGCTGCGCATTGCGGTGAACCGCGAGCTCGAGGTCCTGGCCGAGGCCGTGCCGCGTGCCATGGACGCCCTGCCGCTGGGCGGCAGGCTCGTGGTGCTGAGCTACCACTCCCTGGAGGACCGGCTCGTCAAGCAGTCGATCACCTCTCGGACCAGATCCTCAACACCCCAGGGGCTGCCAGTGGAGCTCGAGGAGCACCGGCCCACCTTCCGACCGCTCACCCGCGGGGCCGAGATTCCAGACCAGGAGGAGATGGCCGTCAACCCGCGAGCCGCCTCCGCGAAACTGCGATCGGCTGAGAAGATCAAAGTTGTGAGGAGCACACGATGAGCACACAGGCTGTTCCCGAACAGGACCTGTCCCCGGCGCGCTCCGCTGCAAGGCCGCAGCAGTCCCTCGGCCTGGCCGCGCCGGCCCTGCGTGCGCTGCCGAAAGTGCGCCGCCGCCATCGTGGTCTCACCGCCGGCATCATCGCTCTGATGGTCGCCGCGCTCGCCGTGGTGCTCGCGGTCAACATCCACGTGTCGAACGCCCAGTATCGGGTCGTGGAGCTCAGCAACCAGCACCAGCTGCTCACCCAGCAGAATCAGGCGCTCGAGCAGCAGGTCCTGCACCTGCAGTCGCCCCAGGTGCTCTCCGACACGGCCGTCTCGCTAGGCATGGTGATGCCGTCCGAGGCGGGTGCGTTCGATCTCGCCACCGCTGAGGTCAGCGGATCGGCCGAGGCCGCGGACTCGGCCGATCGCCCGTCCCGCTTCGTCTCGACTCCGGTGCAGCCCGGGGACGAGATGGCGCCTTCGCTGGATGTCGCGGAGCAGGCCGGCGGCGCCCCCTCCGGGATGCTCGGGACCGGCGCGTTGAACACCCTCACCCTGCCCGCCCCGGGGCACAATGGACAGCAGGCCGCGGAGGCGCCGGCCACAGAGGGCGGGTCCGATGACAGTCCTCAGCGGCTCAACGGCGGGACCATCCCGGCCCCCGGCCTGAACTGACAGCGCTCGGCCGTCGGGCTCCGCACCGTCGGTGCCCGGTCCCGTCCGCCGACCGCCCCTCAGACCTCGGAGGATCCCAGCAGCGATGGTGACGTCGAATCAGAGCGTGGACGACCGCCGCACGCGTGAGGGGAAGGTCATGTCCCAGCGCATGCGCATCGGCCTCGCGGCACTGATCGCGCTGCTGCTCGTGCTCGGGGTGCGGCTGTTCCACGTGCAGGGGCTCGACCCCTCAGGACACGCCCAGGCCGCCGTCTCCGAGCGTCTGCGCAGCATTCCGCTGCCCGCCGAGCGTGGAGACATCCTTGACGCCGAGGGGCGCACCCTGGCGACCAGCGTGCAGCGCTACGACCTGGTGGTCGACCAACGGCTCGTCGATGACTTCAGAGTCCGCGACGAGGTCACCGGTCTGTGGACCACCATGCCCCTGCAGACGGCGATCGCGGACCTCGCCGAGATCCTGGATGCCGAACCGGATGACCTGGAGGAGCGGATGAGCGGAGACCGCGCCTATTCGGTCCTCGCGCGTTCCATCACCCCCGACGAGCGTCGACGTGCCGAGGACCTTGACATCCCCGGCCTCTACGCCGAGCCGGTGTCCCAGCGCACCTACCCCTCCGGGGCGGTCGCGGGCTCCATCCTGGGCTTCGTCGGGTCCGACGGCGCCCCGCTGGAGGGCCTCGAACTCGCTCAGGACTCTGCACTCTCCGGCACCGACGGGGAACGCACCTTCGAGATCGCCGCCGACGGCGTCAGGATCCCCACCGCTCCCTTCGAGGAGATCCCTGCCGAGGACGGACAGGACGTGCGTCTGACAGTGGACCAGGACCTGCAGTGGTTCGCCCAGGAGGCGATCGCCCAGAAGGCCAATGAGTACAGCGCCGTCTGGGGCAACGTCACGATCATGGACGTCCGGACCGGCGAGATCCTGGCGATGGCAGACTCGGAGACGGTGGATCCGGCTGACCCCGGCGCCACCGATGAGCTGTTCCGGAGGCCCATCGCGCTCACCCAGGACTTCGAGCCAGGTTCCACCGGCAAGGGCATCACCTTCGCCCTGGCACTGGAGGAGGGTGCAGTCCTGCCCACCGACGCATTCACGGTGCCGAACCGTCAGGAGTTCGACGGCCAGGTCATCAACGACTCCATGCGCCATGAGACCTTCGACATGACGGCCGCCGGGATCTTCGCCCGGTCCTACAACACCGGCACGGTGATGATCGGCAACGAGGTGTCCGAGCAGGACCGCTACGACTGGATGCGCCGGGTCGGCATCGGAGAGGAGCTCGACGTCGGGCTGACCTCCTCCGCGGACTCCGTGCTGCGTCCTCCCGAGGAGTGGGACGCCCGGCAGCCCTTCACCACGCAGTTCGGCCAGGGCTACACCACCACGGTCCTGCACAACATCAGCCAGTTCCAGACCTTCGTCAACGACGGCGTCCGGGTGGATCCCACGCTCATCGACTCCTACATCGACCCGGACGGCACCGAGCATCCCGTGGAGGGCGGCTCCGAGCGTGTCTTCTCCTCAGAGACCTCCGAGGAGATGCTCAAGCTCATGGAGGGCGTGGTGGATCACGGAACCGCGAGGGCCGCGCAGATCCCGGGCTACCGCGTGGGCGGCAAGACCGGCACGGGGCAGGCCGCCGGAGAGGGGGGAGGCTTCGACGGGCATACGACGTCCTTCATCGGCGTCGCACCGCTGGACGACCCGCAGTATCTGGTGTCCGTGACCGTGCACCGCCCGCAGGGCAACTGGCGGGACTGGACGGTGGCCGACACGTTCTCCGATGTGATGTCCTACGTGCTGAGCACAAGGAACGTCCCGCCCTCCGGAGAGGAGTCGGAGGCCTACGACGCCTTCGTCGGTGACGATCAGGACAGGCCATGGTGAGCGCCGCGATGATCATCCGATGACCCTCGGATGACAGCCGGAAGGGCAGCTCCGCGCAGGTCACCGGCGGTGTCACCGATGTCGCATTCTGAGCTGCCCACCGGAGCTGCGGTGTCGTGATAGAACTTTCAACGGTCCAGCCCATCTGCCCCCTCCACCGGAACGAGAGACTCGATGCCCACCCCAGACGCCACGCTCTCCATCGCGGAGCAGGACAGCGTGTTCAGGCCCCGGAAGGTGCACGGCACCACTGTGGGCGTGCTCACCGAGGAGCTGCAGGCGGCCGGCTATGAGCCGCTGCTGACACCTGTGGGGCGTCGCGAGCACGAGACGCGGCTGAGCGGAGCCGCCATGAACCCCCAGGCCGTCGGACCCGGGGACCTGTTCGTGGCGGTCAGCGGTGCTCGCGCGCACGGCGCGGACTACTCCCGGCAGGCCGTCGACGCCGGCGCCGCGGCGGTGCTCACCGATGCCGCAGGGGTGGACCGTGTCCGGCATCAGGTGGGCTACCGAGTCCCGGTGCTGCAGGTGCAGCGCGTCCGCGAGGCCGTCGGACCGGCCGCCGCGGTCATCTACGGGAACACCGCGGCCTCCGAGCCGGCGCTGTTCGGGGTGACCGGCACCAACGGCAAGACCACCACCACCTACTTCCTGCGCTCGCTCCTCGAGGAGCTGCACCGTCCGCGAGGCCAGCACACCGGGCTGATCGGCACCATCGAGATCAGCGCGGGCCAAGACGCCATCCCCTCCCAGCTGACCACCCCGGAGGCGGTCCAGCTGCACAGTCTCATGGCGTTGTTCCGGGAGCGTGGCATCGCCGCGGCCGCCATGGAGGTGTCCTCACATGCCATCAGCTATCGGCGTACCGCGGGCCTGTACTACGACGTCGCCGGATTCACCAACCTCACGCAGGACCATCTGGATCTGCACGGCACGATGGAGGAGTACTTCGCGGCCAAGGCGGAGCTCTTCACCCGTCGTCGCACGCGGACCTCGGTGATCACCGTGGACGACCCCTGGGGCCACCAGATGGCCTCGGTGGCCACCGGTCGCGTAGTCACTCTGGCGACTGCTGGGCAGGCCGCGGAGGTGGACTGGCAGGTCGTCGACGTCGAGCCTGACGGGATGGGGCACCGCTTCACGCTGCATCACGCCCGCAGCGGTGAGCGCCTCCGGACCCGTACGGGCCTGCCCGGGCTGTTTAACGTCTCCAACGCGGCACTTGCGGCCGTCATGGTCCTGGAGGCGCCTGATGCCCCCTATGGGCGACAGGAGGTGGCCGAGGCCCTCCAGGAGCGCGACCCCTTCACGATCAGCGTGCCGGGTCGCATGCAGGTCCTGTGTGAGGCGCCGGCGGCGATCGTGGACTTCGCCCACAACCCCGACGCGATGATCCGGACCCTGGACGCGGCCGCCGCGACGAAGGGAGAGGGCCGGATCATCCTGGTCATCGGCGCCGCGGGGGAGCGGGATCGCAGCAAGCGCCCCACGATGGGGGCGATCGCAGTCCGCATGGCCGATCATGTGATCATCAGCGACGATGATCCCCACGGGGAGGACCCGGCGCAGATCCGCGCCGAGGTGATGGCCGGTGCCCGAGAGGCCGTGGAGTCAGGCGGCCTCACCACGCAGCTGGAGGAGATCGCCCCGCGCGCCGAGGCGATCGAGCGCGCCGTCGCCGCGGCCTCTCCCGAGGACACCGTCATACTGGCCGGGCGTGGCCACGAGGTGCACCAGGACTTCGCCGGGGAGCACCGCCCGATCGATGACCGGGTGGAGCTGAGCGAGGCGCTGCTCCGGCACGGCCACTCCCCATGGGAGATCATGGACTCCACCGTGCGGCAGAGCAGCCTCCAGACCGACGGCGTCCGGAACAGTCCACCCCAGCAGTCCGACGACCATGGGTGACGCCGCCCGCCGCCGCACCGCACTGCCCGCCACGACCCCACAGATCGGACCCGAGACAGCATGATCGAGCTCTCCGCGGCTGAGATCGCCGAGATCACCTCCGGCCGACTCTCCGGCCTCGATGACCCGCAGGCGGTGATCGTCTCCGCCGCGGAGACGGATTCGCGCGCCATGGAACCCGGTTCCCTGTTCATCGCGAAGCCCGGCGAGATCACCGACGGCCACCTGTTCATCGACGCCGCGCTCGCGGCCGGAGCCTCCCTGGTGCTCGCTGAGCGGGAGACCGCCGATCCGGCGGGGAGGCCGCATCCGGCCGTCATCGTGGACGACGTCGTCGAGGCGATGGGACGCCTCGCCGCGCAGGTCGTGAGCCGCATCAGGGCTCACTCGCCGACCACCGTCATCGGCATCACCGGCTCGGCCGGCAAGACCACCACCAAGGACCTCCTCCGAGCCGTGCTCGAGAAGGAGGGACCCACCGTGGCGCCGAAGGGCTCCTACAACGGTGAGGTGGGCGTCCCGCTGACGGTCTTCACCGCGTCGTTGGACACCCGATACCTCGTGGTCGAGATGGGCGCGGACGCACCCGGAAACATCCGCTACCTGGCGCAGATGGTGCGTCCCGACGTCGGCGTGGTCCTGATGGTCGGCTCCGCCCACGCCGGCAAGTTCGGCGGCGCGGACCGCATCGCCGAGGTCAAGCAGGAGCTGGTCGAGGAGGTCGGCGCCCAGGGGGTGGTCGTCCTCAACGACGACGATCCGCAGGTCCGTCGCATGGCCGACGTCGCCTCCGCCCCGGTGACCTGGTTCTCCGCGGACTCCATGGACGCAGTCGAGGGTGCGGTCACGGCCAAGGAGGTCCGTCTGGACGACGACGGCCACGTCCGGTTCACCCTGTTCCTCGGTCAGGAGATGCACGAGCTCACCAGCGGTCTGACCGGCACCCACCACGTGACCAACCTTCTGGCCGCGGTCGCCGCGGCACGCGCCGTCGGAGTGGCGGGCGAGCGCATCGTCGAGAGGCTCGACGGCCTGGGCCCCGGGAGCCGCTGGCGCATGGAGCGCACCGAGCGGCCCGACGGGGTCACGGTCATCAACGATGCCTACAACGCCAATCCTGAGTCCATGCGCGAGGCGCTGCGCACCCTGGCGATGGTCACCCGGCCCTCCGGGCGTCGCTCGGTGGCGGTGCTCGGAGCGATGCTCGAACTCGGTGACGAGTCGATCATCCGGCACGCCCAGCTGGGCGAGACCGTCGTCCGGCTCAACATCGACCGCCTGCTGGTGGTCGGTGACGCCGCCTATCCGCTCTACCGAGGTGCCGTGGCCGAGGGCAGCTGGGGTTCCGAGGTGCACTGGGTCGCCACCGCCGAGGAAGCTGAGGCTCACCTCGACCAGGAGCTGGTCAGCGGCGATGTCGTGTTGTTCAAGTCGTCGAACGGCGCAGGACTTAGACTGCTGGGAGATCGGATCGCCGCGAAGGGCTCCGACGACGTCGACGGCGGGAAGGCAGGTGCCTCGTGGTAGCAGTGGTGATCGGCTCGGTCCTGGGCCTGATCCTGACCCTCCTCGGCACCCCGCTGTTCATCCGGCTGCTGGTGAAGCGCAGCTACGGCCAGTTCATCCGGGACGACGGTCCGACCTCGCATCACGTCAAGCGGGGAACACCGACCATGGGCGGCGCGGTCATCGTGCTGGCCGTGGTGGTCGCCTATTTCGTGACGCACCTGTTCCTGGTGCTGACCCGTGAGCAGACCACCGGACCGACCGCCTCGGGCATGCTCCTGCTGCTGCTCATGGTCGGCATGGGCCTGGTGGGCTTCGCCGACGACTTCGCGAAGATCAGCAGGAAGCAGTCCCTGGGTCTGACCCCATGGGCGAAGATCACCGGCCAGGCCGTGGTCGGTGTGCTCTTCGCGGTGCTCGCGCTGAACTTCCCTGACCCCCGCGGGATCACTCCCGGCTCCACGGCGATCTCCTTCGTCCGGGAGACCGCTCTGGACCTCGCCTTCGCGGGCCCGATCCTCGGGGCGATCCTGTTCGTGATCTGGGCCAACGTCATCGCCACGGCGACCACCAACGGAGTGAACCTCACCGACGGACTCGACGGCCTGGCCGCCGGCGCCACGGCCATGGTCACCGCCGCCTACACGATCATGTCGATCTGGCAGTCGAACCAGTCCTGCGGCGGAGTCCGTGCAGTCGACGCGGTCTGCTACCAGGTGCGAGACCCCATGGACCTGGCTCTGCTGGCAGGCATCGTCACCGGCGCGCTGATCGGATTCCTGTGGTGGAACACGTCTCCTGCGAAGATCTTCATGGGTGACACCGGATCTCTGGCGCTGGGCGGTGCGCTGGCCGCCTTCGCGATCCTCAGCCACACCCAGCTGCTGTTCGTCATCCTCGGCGGACTCTTCGTCATCATCACCCTTTCGGTGATCATCCAGGTCGGATTCTTCAAGATCTCCGGGGGGCGTCGCGTGTTCCTGATGGCGCCGCTGCAGCACCATTTCGAGCTCAAGGGCTGGGCCGAGGTCACCGTGGTGGTCCGCTTCTGGATCATCGGCGCTCTGACCGTCGGCATGGGCATGGCCGTCTTCTACGGCGAGTGGGTGCTCACGCAGTGAGCGGGGCGCTCCACCCCCCGGCACCTCAGGAGCAGGGGGCGCCACAGGATCGTCGGCTCCCGGTCGTCCGTCCCGACCTCCTCGGCTGGGACGCTGGCTGGGAGGGTCTGCGCGTGGTGGTGACCGGGCTGGGCGTCTCGGGCTTCGCGGCCGCGGACACCTTGGCCGAGCTCGGAGCCCGGGTCGTCGTCGTCGACAGCGGGACGGGCGAGGCCCAGCGGAGGTACGCCGAGACCCTGGAGCTCGTCGGCGTGGTCGAGGTCCTGCTCGGCGCCGGACACACCGCCGAGCTGCCCGCCGTGGAGGGCGAGCCTGC
It contains:
- a CDS encoding Mur ligase family protein gives rise to the protein MPTPDATLSIAEQDSVFRPRKVHGTTVGVLTEELQAAGYEPLLTPVGRREHETRLSGAAMNPQAVGPGDLFVAVSGARAHGADYSRQAVDAGAAAVLTDAAGVDRVRHQVGYRVPVLQVQRVREAVGPAAAVIYGNTAASEPALFGVTGTNGKTTTTYFLRSLLEELHRPRGQHTGLIGTIEISAGQDAIPSQLTTPEAVQLHSLMALFRERGIAAAAMEVSSHAISYRRTAGLYYDVAGFTNLTQDHLDLHGTMEEYFAAKAELFTRRRTRTSVITVDDPWGHQMASVATGRVVTLATAGQAAEVDWQVVDVEPDGMGHRFTLHHARSGERLRTRTGLPGLFNVSNAALAAVMVLEAPDAPYGRQEVAEALQERDPFTISVPGRMQVLCEAPAAIVDFAHNPDAMIRTLDAAAATKGEGRIILVIGAAGERDRSKRPTMGAIAVRMADHVIISDDDPHGEDPAQIRAEVMAGAREAVESGGLTTQLEEIAPRAEAIERAVAAASPEDTVILAGRGHEVHQDFAGEHRPIDDRVELSEALLRHGHSPWEIMDSTVRQSSLQTDGVRNSPPQQSDDHG
- the rsmH gene encoding 16S rRNA (cytosine(1402)-N(4))-methyltransferase RsmH is translated as MAERSPGDRHVPVMRDRCVELLLGRADVLRRAGHAPVVIDATLGMGGHAEALLSSCDDVRVIGLDRDTQALELAGRRLSAYGERFRGVRTVYDRADEVAAEELVDGEALAGILFDLGVSSLQLDEAERGFAYSYDAPLDMRMDAAADSEDETAAELLARITEADLRRILKEYGEERFAGRIASRIVARRGSTPFTSTADLAAVVDAAVPGASKRTGGHPAKRTFQALRIAVNRELEVLAEAVPRAMDALPLGGRLVVLSYHSLEDRLVKQSITSRTRSSTPQGLPVELEEHRPTFRPLTRGAEIPDQEEMAVNPRAASAKLRSAEKIKVVRSTR
- the mraY gene encoding phospho-N-acetylmuramoyl-pentapeptide-transferase, whose amino-acid sequence is MVAVVIGSVLGLILTLLGTPLFIRLLVKRSYGQFIRDDGPTSHHVKRGTPTMGGAVIVLAVVVAYFVTHLFLVLTREQTTGPTASGMLLLLLMVGMGLVGFADDFAKISRKQSLGLTPWAKITGQAVVGVLFAVLALNFPDPRGITPGSTAISFVRETALDLAFAGPILGAILFVIWANVIATATTNGVNLTDGLDGLAAGATAMVTAAYTIMSIWQSNQSCGGVRAVDAVCYQVRDPMDLALLAGIVTGALIGFLWWNTSPAKIFMGDTGSLALGGALAAFAILSHTQLLFVILGGLFVIITLSVIIQVGFFKISGGRRVFLMAPLQHHFELKGWAEVTVVVRFWIIGALTVGMGMAVFYGEWVLTQ
- a CDS encoding peptidoglycan D,D-transpeptidase FtsI family protein; this encodes MVTSNQSVDDRRTREGKVMSQRMRIGLAALIALLLVLGVRLFHVQGLDPSGHAQAAVSERLRSIPLPAERGDILDAEGRTLATSVQRYDLVVDQRLVDDFRVRDEVTGLWTTMPLQTAIADLAEILDAEPDDLEERMSGDRAYSVLARSITPDERRRAEDLDIPGLYAEPVSQRTYPSGAVAGSILGFVGSDGAPLEGLELAQDSALSGTDGERTFEIAADGVRIPTAPFEEIPAEDGQDVRLTVDQDLQWFAQEAIAQKANEYSAVWGNVTIMDVRTGEILAMADSETVDPADPGATDELFRRPIALTQDFEPGSTGKGITFALALEEGAVLPTDAFTVPNRQEFDGQVINDSMRHETFDMTAAGIFARSYNTGTVMIGNEVSEQDRYDWMRRVGIGEELDVGLTSSADSVLRPPEEWDARQPFTTQFGQGYTTTVLHNISQFQTFVNDGVRVDPTLIDSYIDPDGTEHPVEGGSERVFSSETSEEMLKLMEGVVDHGTARAAQIPGYRVGGKTGTGQAAGEGGGFDGHTTSFIGVAPLDDPQYLVSVTVHRPQGNWRDWTVADTFSDVMSYVLSTRNVPPSGEESEAYDAFVGDDQDRPW
- a CDS encoding UDP-N-acetylmuramoyl-tripeptide--D-alanyl-D-alanine ligase codes for the protein MIELSAAEIAEITSGRLSGLDDPQAVIVSAAETDSRAMEPGSLFIAKPGEITDGHLFIDAALAAGASLVLAERETADPAGRPHPAVIVDDVVEAMGRLAAQVVSRIRAHSPTTVIGITGSAGKTTTKDLLRAVLEKEGPTVAPKGSYNGEVGVPLTVFTASLDTRYLVVEMGADAPGNIRYLAQMVRPDVGVVLMVGSAHAGKFGGADRIAEVKQELVEEVGAQGVVVLNDDDPQVRRMADVASAPVTWFSADSMDAVEGAVTAKEVRLDDDGHVRFTLFLGQEMHELTSGLTGTHHVTNLLAAVAAARAVGVAGERIVERLDGLGPGSRWRMERTERPDGVTVINDAYNANPESMREALRTLAMVTRPSGRRSVAVLGAMLELGDESIIRHAQLGETVVRLNIDRLLVVGDAAYPLYRGAVAEGSWGSEVHWVATAEEAEAHLDQELVSGDVVLFKSSNGAGLRLLGDRIAAKGSDDVDGGKAGASW